A part of Fusarium oxysporum Fo47 chromosome III, complete sequence genomic DNA contains:
- a CDS encoding SGNH hydrolase-type esterase domain-containing protein, which translates to MASTVPQVVLFGDSLFQQCSDIQDGFSFQAALQSDFIRRLDIVNRGYSGFNTDIALRYLPEIFPERTASSPKMDYLVLLFGANDAVLPGAITKQHVPIDRYKKNLTKIINHPRIAAHKPHILLVTPPPLDEIKTTPRSIENGHQGAVRKSAISAAYSEVAREVARENPGVILVDLWKAQMDKAISLTPDDYTTGGPWLGDPENGKQGGLDTLLHDGLHMSGSGYQVFYESLKPFIGKEWHGLADDDRKGFVIPDWRELLELKPNLNTGD; encoded by the exons ATGGCT TCGACAGTTCCTCAGGTTGTTCTCTTCGGAGACTCTTTGTTCCAACAATGCTCAGATATCCAAGACGGTTTCTCTTTCCAAGCTGCTCTCCAGTCTG ATTTCATTCGACGTTTGGATATCGTAAACCGGGGGTACTCGGGATTCAACACCGACATCGCTTTGAGATATCTTCCTGAAATCTTCCCGGAGCGTACAGCCTCATCACCTAAGATGGACTATCTG GTTCTCCTGTTTGGCGCAAATGATGCTGTGCTTCCTGGTGCTATCACCAAGCAGCATGTTCCTATAGATCGGTACAAGAAAAACctcaccaagatcatcaaccACCCGCGCATCGCTGCTCACAAGCCCCATATTCTGCTGGTGACGCCCCCTCCCctggatgagatcaagacGACCCCTCGATCCATCGAGAATGGCCACCAAGGAGCAGTTCGCAAGTCGGCTATTAGCGCTGCCTACTCCGAGGTGGCTCGTGAGGTCGCGCGAGAGAATCCTGGGGTTATTCTGGTCGACCTCTGGAAGGCCCAGATGGACAAGGCCATCTCCCTTACTCCTGACGATTACACCACAGGTGGACCATGGTTAGGCGACCCCGAGAACGGTAAGCAGGGTGGTCTGGATACTCTCCTTCACGACGGGCTCCATATGAGCGGATCTGGTTATCAGGTATTCTATGAGAGCCTCAAGCCATTTATTGGCAAGGAGTGGCACGGCCTCGCGGACGATGATCGCAAGGGATTTGTGATCCCAGATTGGCGAGAACTGCTCGAGCTCAAGCCCAATCTGAACACTGGCGATTAG